Proteins encoded by one window of Chryseobacterium foetidum:
- a CDS encoding Ig-like domain-containing protein codes for MPNSGWIKPLGTPDVSSATIAAATSSQGTGQSWIGGPLPLPPNNHERWITMRDLGGAGAEEIIETTMTNLVVGREYELLIYTSTFRTSGNYSPVFNDRFQYLLEGQTARVTIPTITQNSWATSRLRFVATNASRTIRFFPGENGGGTGAFESVNLSLSLNAINTVPIAVADNTQTLQGVPVSFNVAANDSDPDGLVNPNSIDLDPSTPGIDTSVTTSQGLWSVAGGVVTFTPVPTFTGVATIPYTIKDNYSLDGISNPSTSNSANISITVIANNVDTDGDGISDLLDLDDDNDGILDSAEGLCATTSLVTRDGFDTTLTNNPVTINGNNIQTTNPFNGWSAANPTTGALLPATAFNIIRVDGTGYALGPDFAQSGSQYVDINGANAYVYQDFTFTTPTVVSASAWFANRATGVAGYVPYTTRIEIINTATNTAVAQGNQLSFTLAVGDEGWYRSAVSNIALPVGTYRIRMFVSDFGHLDSISYCFSTDTDGDGTPNYLDVDSDNDGCPDALEGSENVRITQVYPLNFTTVPLRGQIRVTHDGVTPGTPAQIVSTGAAANGVPQLVNNAVNNPNTSPANTAGISDNTDGTADVGQGIGSSQNTGVQDPDCLRCFKPANTAAGIDVAHGFTSLNRAGANNGNWPMKIKSAYTVLDAKTLGFVINRLTSAQIGQLVPVVGMAAYDTDLNCLRIYDGAGWSCYTKQTCDQ; via the coding sequence GTGCCTAACAGTGGTTGGATAAAGCCACTGGGTACTCCGGATGTTTCAAGTGCAACTATTGCAGCAGCTACAAGTAGCCAAGGTACTGGCCAGTCTTGGATAGGTGGTCCCTTACCTTTGCCACCAAATAACCATGAGCGTTGGATAACGATGCGTGATCTAGGGGGTGCTGGCGCTGAAGAAATTATAGAGACAACTATGACGAATTTGGTTGTTGGAAGGGAGTATGAATTATTGATTTATACTTCAACTTTTAGAACCAGCGGTAATTATAGTCCGGTTTTCAATGATCGATTTCAATATTTACTGGAGGGGCAAACGGCACGTGTTACAATACCTACAATCACTCAAAATTCATGGGCGACAAGTAGATTGAGGTTTGTTGCTACTAATGCAAGCCGTACAATTCGTTTCTTTCCAGGCGAGAATGGGGGAGGTACTGGAGCTTTTGAAAGTGTGAATTTGTCGCTGTCGTTAAATGCAATTAATACTGTTCCAATAGCTGTTGCAGATAATACGCAGACACTGCAGGGAGTTCCGGTATCTTTTAACGTAGCTGCAAACGATTCTGATCCTGATGGACTCGTTAATCCAAATTCAATAGATTTAGATCCTTCAACTCCTGGCATTGATACTTCAGTAACTACCAGTCAGGGATTGTGGTCTGTTGCAGGTGGTGTTGTAACTTTCACGCCTGTGCCAACATTTACAGGAGTTGCTACCATTCCATATACGATTAAAGATAATTATTCTTTAGATGGTATCAGCAACCCATCCACTTCGAATTCTGCTAACATTTCTATAACAGTTATAGCCAATAACGTAGATACCGATGGTGACGGAATTTCTGACCTTTTAGATCTTGATGATGATAATGATGGTATTTTAGATAGTGCAGAAGGGCTATGCGCCACAACTTCTTTAGTTACAAGAGATGGTTTCGATACAACGCTAACAAATAACCCTGTAACAATAAATGGAAATAATATCCAGACAACAAATCCATTTAATGGATGGTCTGCTGCAAATCCTACTACAGGAGCTTTACTCCCGGCTACAGCATTTAATATTATTAGGGTAGACGGAACCGGATATGCTTTAGGACCGGATTTTGCGCAATCAGGTTCGCAATATGTAGACATCAACGGTGCGAATGCTTATGTATATCAGGATTTTACTTTTACTACACCCACTGTAGTTTCCGCGTCTGCTTGGTTTGCAAACAGAGCTACTGGTGTTGCAGGCTATGTACCATATACTACAAGAATTGAAATAATAAATACTGCTACAAATACAGCGGTTGCTCAGGGAAATCAATTATCATTTACTTTAGCTGTGGGTGATGAGGGATGGTATCGCAGTGCTGTTTCGAATATAGCTTTACCTGTTGGAACTTACAGAATAAGGATGTTTGTAAGTGATTTTGGACATCTGGACTCAATCTCATATTGTTTCTCCACAGATACAGATGGAGACGGAACTCCAAATTACCTTGATGTAGATTCAGACAACGACGGCTGTCCGGATGCGCTTGAAGGTAGCGAAAATGTTAGGATCACTCAAGTATATCCGCTTAATTTTACCACTGTTCCTTTAAGAGGCCAAATCAGAGTTACGCATGATGGGGTAACTCCCGGAACGCCTGCTCAAATAGTAAGTACTGGTGCTGCAGCAAACGGTGTTCCTCAATTGGTCAATAATGCAGTCAACAATCCTAATACATCACCTGCCAATACAGCTGGTATTTCGGACAATACAGATGGGACAGCGGATGTTGGGCAAGGTATTGGAAGTTCTCAAAATACAGGCGTTCAAGATCCGGATTGTTTGAGATGTTTTAAGCCGGCAAATACTGCTGCGGGGATTGATGTAGCTCATGGATTTACCTCGTTGAACAGAGCAGGTGCAAATAATGGAAACTGGCCAATGAAGATTAAAAGTGCCTATACAGTATTAGATGCTAAAACTTTGGGTTTTGTAATCAACAGACTCACCTCAGCGCAGATTGGTCAGTTGGTTCCGGTAGTAGGAATGGCTGCTTATGATACGGATCTTAATTGCTTGAGGATTTATGATGGTGCAGGCTGGTCTTGTTATACTAAGCAAACTTGCGATCAATAA
- the rplL gene encoding 50S ribosomal protein L7/L12, whose translation MSDLKNLAETLVNLTVKDVNELATILKDEYGIEPAAAAVVMAGPGAGEAAEEKTEFDVILKSAGASKLAIVKLVKDLTGAGLKEAKDIVDGAPSAIKEGISKDEAEALKKQLEEAGAEVELK comes from the coding sequence ATGTCAGATTTAAAAAATTTAGCTGAAACGCTAGTAAACTTAACAGTAAAAGACGTAAACGAATTAGCAACTATCCTTAAAGACGAGTACGGAATCGAGCCTGCTGCTGCTGCAGTAGTAATGGCTGGTCCTGGTGCTGGTGAGGCTGCTGAAGAAAAGACAGAATTCGACGTAATTCTTAAGTCTGCAGGTGCTTCTAAATTAGCTATCGTTAAATTGGTAAAAGATTTAACTGGTGCTGGTCTTAAAGAAGCTAAAGACATCGTAGACGGAGCTCCTTCAGCTATCAAAGAAGGTATCTCTAAAGACGAAGCTGAAGCTCTTAAGAAGCAATTAGAAGAAGCTGGTGCTGAAGTAGAATTGAAATAA
- the rplJ gene encoding 50S ribosomal protein L10: MTKDQKVVAIQEIKDLLQDAKVVYVADLDGLNAGKSSDFRRQAFKQNIKVKVVKNTLLQKAMEQIEGVDYSEMFSTFKGNSALMVAETANAPAKLIKDFRKKDEKPALKSAFVQETFYVGDNNLDALVNIKSREEMIGEIIGLLQSPIQRVVSALQNKAETAETATEEVAAPAVEETPATETPEAAAEGEAPAAE, translated from the coding sequence ATGACAAAAGACCAAAAAGTTGTAGCAATACAAGAGATCAAAGATTTGCTTCAGGATGCTAAAGTAGTTTATGTAGCTGATCTTGACGGTTTGAACGCTGGTAAATCTTCTGACTTCAGAAGACAGGCTTTCAAGCAGAATATCAAAGTAAAAGTGGTGAAAAATACCCTTTTACAAAAAGCAATGGAACAGATTGAAGGAGTAGATTACTCTGAAATGTTCTCAACTTTCAAAGGAAACTCTGCATTAATGGTTGCTGAAACGGCTAACGCTCCGGCAAAATTAATCAAAGATTTCAGAAAGAAAGACGAAAAGCCAGCTTTGAAATCGGCTTTCGTACAGGAAACATTCTATGTTGGTGACAACAACCTTGATGCTTTAGTAAACATCAAGTCTAGAGAAGAAATGATCGGTGAAATCATCGGATTACTTCAGTCTCCAATCCAAAGAGTTGTTTCTGCTCTTCAAAACAAAGCTGAAACTGCTGAAACTGCAACTGAAGAAGTTGCTGCTCCGGCAGTGGAAGAAACTCCGGCTACTGAAACTCCAGAAGCTGCTGCAGAAGGAGAAGCTCCAGCTGCAGAATAA
- the rplA gene encoding 50S ribosomal protein L1, with protein sequence MAKLTKKQKEALSKVEKGRIYNLEEGSALVKEVNTTKFDASVDIAVRLGVDPRKANQMVRGVVSLPHGTGKDVKVLALVTPDKEAEAKEAGADYVGLDEYLQKIKEGWTDVDVIVTMPAVMGKLGPLGRVLGPRGLMPNPKSGTVTMEIGKAVTEVKAGKIDFKVDKYGIIHAGIGKVSFDAAKIKENAQELISTLIKMKPTAAKGTYVKSIYLSSTMSPGIAIDTKAVN encoded by the coding sequence ATGGCAAAATTGACTAAAAAGCAAAAAGAAGCTTTAAGCAAAGTAGAAAAAGGAAGAATCTATAACCTTGAAGAAGGTTCTGCTCTTGTGAAAGAAGTAAACACTACGAAGTTTGATGCTTCTGTAGATATCGCTGTAAGATTGGGTGTAGATCCAAGAAAAGCAAACCAAATGGTAAGAGGTGTAGTATCTCTTCCTCACGGTACCGGTAAAGATGTTAAAGTTTTGGCTTTGGTAACTCCGGATAAAGAAGCTGAAGCTAAAGAAGCTGGTGCTGACTATGTAGGTCTTGACGAATATTTACAGAAAATAAAAGAAGGTTGGACAGATGTTGACGTTATCGTTACTATGCCGGCTGTTATGGGTAAATTAGGACCTTTGGGTAGAGTATTAGGACCAAGAGGTTTGATGCCTAACCCAAAATCAGGTACTGTAACTATGGAAATTGGTAAAGCAGTAACTGAAGTAAAAGCAGGTAAAATTGACTTTAAAGTAGACAAATACGGTATTATCCACGCTGGTATTGGTAAAGTATCTTTCGATGCTGCTAAAATCAAGGAGAATGCTCAGGAATTGATCTCTACTTTGATCAAAATGAAACCAACTGCTGCTAAAGGTACTTATGTGAAGAGCATTTATTTGTCTTCTACAATGAGCCCGGGTATTGCAATTGATACAAAAGCTGTTAACTAA
- the rplK gene encoding 50S ribosomal protein L11, with amino-acid sequence MAKKVFKMVKLQVKGGAANPSPPVGPALGSAGVNIMEFCKQFNGRTQDKPGQVLPVVITVYEDKSFEFVIKTPPAAIQLMEAAKIKGGSGEPNRNKVGAVSWAQVQKIAEDKMTDLNCFTLDSALSMVAGTARSMGLRVTGTKPTNA; translated from the coding sequence ATGGCTAAAAAAGTCTTTAAAATGGTTAAGCTCCAGGTAAAAGGAGGAGCAGCAAACCCATCTCCACCAGTAGGTCCGGCATTAGGTTCTGCAGGTGTGAACATCATGGAGTTTTGTAAGCAATTTAACGGAAGAACCCAAGATAAGCCAGGACAAGTTTTACCTGTAGTAATTACAGTGTACGAAGACAAATCTTTTGAATTCGTAATCAAAACTCCTCCTGCAGCAATCCAGTTAATGGAGGCGGCTAAAATCAAAGGTGGTTCCGGAGAACCAAACAGAAACAAAGTAGGTGCTGTATCTTGGGCTCAGGTTCAAAAGATTGCAGAAGATAAAATGACAGATCTTAACTGTTTCACTTTGGATTCTGCTCTTTCTATGGTTGCAGGTACTGCCAGATCTATGGGATTAAGAGTAACAGGAACTAAACCAACTAACGCTTAA